The genomic region TCCTGTCTGGGATGCTGTCATCATTGCAGTAAAGAAGGGGTCAAACTAGGATGGATCACAGATTAAATTCAGCTGTCGCAAGGAAGCGCTTCCTTAAGCGTTTACAGCTTGGAGGGACAACGCTTTCGCTCGCGGTCATTACGCTTGTATCGGCGACCTGGGTGGCTCCACTGAGCAAAAACGCTTTCGCAAAACGTTTGCACGATCCCAGCCGTCACGCTGTCGCATTCCCGTGGTATAACCGTGTCTATAGCAATTCGTTTGACGCTTTTTATCGCAGTCCATTCAGTGCAGTTCCGACTGACTCAACGGTTGTTTTGCGCATTTCCGGTCCCAAAGCGATGACTGGAGCGTCGATTCTGCTTACCAATGTAAACGGTGTCGCGGGTGCGGCCGCGTCGATTAAAATGCGTCGCATGTCGGCGGCTGACTCTGCCCGCTTTGGAATCTCTCCAAAAGCGACAGCCGTTTATGAGGGAGTTATCCCAGCATCTGACTTGCGAACGCCAACGGTCGAATCGTACATGTTTCAGGTACAGGCAGGCCACTCTGTCGCTTATTACGGAAACAACGGAAATGGGTATGGCGGAACTGGCAGCGTCGCAACCGATCCGAATCTGCTGATCGGTTACGACTTGACGGTTTATGATCACACTTTCGTTACACCGACATGGCTTCGTCACGGCATCATCTATGAAATTTTTGTGGATCGCTTCAACAATGGAAATCCTGCGAATGACCCCAGTCCCACAAAAAATTTGGCCATTGGTCAAGGACCGCAAGGAGAAACCCTCGTACCTATTCAGTTTCACAAAAATTGGAACAGCACGCCGTATGATCCAAACATTGTTGTTAACGTCAACAGCAAGAATTTCTTAAAAGAATTAGCGCTGCGAGGAGACGGCAATTTTAGCACAGATTTTTTTGGCGGCGACCTGCGCGGCATCATTGATAAGCTTGGCTACTTGAAATCGCTCGGCGTCAATACACTCTATTTAACGCCGATTTTTCAATCCGAGTCTAATCACAAATACGATACAGGCAATTTTAAGATGATCGATCCGAGTTTTGGGACGTTAAAAACGTATGTGGCGCTCGCGTACGATGCGAAAAAATTGGGCATTCACCTCATCCTTGACGGTGTATTTGAAGATACGGGAAGCGACAGTCTTTATTTCAACAAGTTTGGGACGTACCCAGGTGTCGGCGCGTGGCAGAGCTACCTGAATCCTCGAAAAAAATCCCCTTATTCATCATGGTATGAGTGGTCGCCTGGCAACACGCCTCCCTACATTGGCTGGTCGGGTGTCGACACATTGCCGCAAACCAACACACAGAATAAGTCGTACCAAAACTTCATTTACGGCATGTATGATAAAGTGCATCCCAAAAACCCCGCAACGAATTCTGTGGCTGCGTATTGGCTTTCGCTTGGCGCCTCGGGCTGGCGGCTTGACTCTGCAAACAACAATAATTTCTCCGTCGCGTGGTGGACGGCGTTTCGCAAGGCTGTAAAAAAGGTTGATCCTAATGCCGCAATCATTGGCGAGGATTGGAACAATCCAACCAATGACGGCGGTGTCGACTGGATGACTGGAACGACGTGGGACAGCACGATGAACTATCCATTTCGAAATGCCGTGATCTCCTTTTTCCGCGGCAACTACAATGATGGATCGGTTCAGAATTACGCAATGGGCGCGAGCCAGTTTAACGCGACGATGATGCAGATGTTGCAAACATACCCGACGCCCGCGATGTACGCAGAGATGAACCTGCTCAGCTCACAGGACGTGGAACGCATCCTGACCATTCTTGAAGGGGCACCCAATGACAGTCAACTCAGCGCCTATGCACAGGCGACGTGGAAGCCCACCCTTGCGCAAGAGGCCACGGGTGTGAAAAAGCTTGAGCTGGTGACTGATTTTCAGTATGGGTTTGTCGGGGTGCCGTCCATTTATTATGGAGATGAAGCGGGTATGATTGGATTCAAAGATCCACTTGATCGCGGGACGTACCCGTGGGGACATGCGAATGCGTTGCTTCTAGCGCATTACAGGCTGCTTGGGGCGATTCGAAACGCGCACCCCGTATTGCAACAGGGCGCCTATGTTCCGCTTTACGCGCATCAAAACGTGATCGCCTTTGCGCGCACTGTGCGAAACGGTGTGGATGCGCTCGGCCATCGCGCCAAAAACGCGACAGCAATCATCGCGATCAATGACGGGACGGCTCGCACGATTCATCTGCGTTTGGCAGGAATCCTGCCAAACGGAACGGTTCTTCACGACGCGCTTTTGGGCGGGCGAACCTATACGGTTGCCGACGGACAACTGACGCTGACACTCGGGGCACTGCAGGGCGTTATGCTGTTCTAGTTGTTTTCGCGCTCGACCGTGTTCTGATTTGCGAACGTGCGCTTTGGCAGGGGCCCGAGGTACTGGTGAAAGTGACACTCGATGCGACCGTTGTAGAGTTTTCGGTTCTTGTCTGATTTTCGGCCAAATTTTCGCGGAAACTGAGGATCGGCCGCGATGACAAACCAGGACCAAGTGGGCGTGCGGCGCGCAGCTTGTCCCATCGCTTGATAAAGCGCATCCACCTCTTTGTCGCTGCCCATCCGCTCGCCGTAGGGTGGATTTGTCACAACGCACCCGTACTCTACATCGGGTGAAAATGCGCGGATGTCCATCGTTTCAAAGCGGATTGCAAAGAGGACGCCCGCTTTTTGCGCGTGCACCTCGGCGATCTTGCGCGCGCCGGGATCAATGTCCGAGGCGAGAATGTCAAGCGGTTGCCGAATTTGCCGATCGCGCGCTTCCTCGCGCGCCCGCACAAACGCTGCGTGATCGACAAATGAAAACGACTCTGCCGCAAACGTGCGCAAGCGACCGGGCGCCATGCACAGGCTTTTTAACGCGGCCTCAATGGCAATGGTTCCAGTCCCGCTCATCGGATCGGCAAAGGGACGGTGCGGCTCATAGCGGCTCAGGTCGACAAGCGCTGCGGCGAGCGTTTCTTTGAGGGGCGCCGGACCTGTCAGCGTGCGATAACCGCGCTTGTGAAGACCGTCACCCGACGTATCGATGGTGAGCAGCGCTTCGTCTTTGTGCAGGGCTATTTCAATGCGGCAGGTGTGACCCGTTTCGTCAAACCACGACTGGTGGTATGCGCTGGATAGTCTCTCGACGATCGCCTTTTTTACGATGGACTGGCAAGCAGGAACGCTGCTTAATTGTGATTTGACCGAGCGGCCATTGACAGGAAAGGCAGCGTCTTTTGGCAACCAATGCTCCCAGGGAAGGGCCTTGGTTCCTTCAAATAATTCGTCAAACGTCGTCGCGCGAAACATGCCTGCAACCAAAAGCACGCGATCGGCTGTGCGTAGCCACATGTTGCAACGCGCGATCGCGTCGTCGTCTCCAGCAAACATGATCCGTCCGTTTTCAACGAGTGTGGGCTCATAGCCAAGCCTCGTCAATTCCCGAGCAACGATGCTCTCAAGGCCGAGGGGGGCTGTCGCCATTAATTTCCAGGTGCCCAATGCTAAATCCTCCAGATGTTCATCGTTCGCAGTTTTATACGCGGGTATTGCGACGGATTGATCATATCACACCTGGATCTTTCAGGATGTAGCGATGAGATGCGGAAAGACAGTCAGGATGCCGTAGGTGCTGCCCATCGCGGTGATGATCAGGATGATCGTCCAGCCGACGGCGTTTCCAAAAAAGCGATTCGCGAGCGGTCCCATGATTTGGCGGTCGTTTACAAGCAAAATGAGAAACAGCAGGGCAGGCGGCATCAGGAGTGTCGCGATCACGTTTACCGTGATGGAGATCGCCTGCAGCGGTGCGCCAGGAATGAGAATGACGATCGCGGCGATCACGGCGCCTCCTAGCAGACTCAGATAAAACCAGGGCGCTTCGCGAATCTTTCGATTGAGACTGCTCGGAACCTTTGCCACTTCTCCAAGGGCGTATGCGGAGCTGGTGGAAATCATGATCGTCGCGACAAGGCCTGCTTCAATCAGGCCGAGAGCGAAGAGGGAAGCGCCAACGTGCCCGATATAAGGGAGAAGCGCTGTCGCGAACTGAGATTGACCAAGTGTGCCTAGATTGACATGGTGAAGAAAAAGCGGGGTGCAGGCGACGACTGTTGCCATGGCGGCGATTGCGGCGATCAATGCGCCAAGCCCTGTGTCGATGCGCCCCTGTGTGAGATCCTGTTTTGTGACACCTTTGTCGACAGCCGCACTCTGTTGGAAAAAGAGCATCCACGGCGTCACCGTGGCGCCGACATCCGCCATGATCTGCACCAACAGATTCATCGAAAAACCGCCTGGAAGTGGAGAAAACGTGCCGAGTGCACGGAGGATGGCCGCTGGGTGGGGGTGAGCCATCAGGGCTACTGGGACGAAGACGAGATTGAACAGCGCCAGACCGAGTGCGATCCGCTCCCACGTAAAATAGCGCCTTGAGGAGATCGCGGCGATGACGACTGCGATTGCAAGCATGGCGCTGAGCCACGGGGGCAGCCCAAAGAAGGCCATGCCTGCGCGAATCCCGATAAACTCGGTGACAAGCGTCAGGACATTGCCGATGACCAAATCGATCATGGCAAAAATACCCCAAAAGCGGCCAAAGCGATCAAAGATGAGTTCAGCGTGACCGCGATGGGTGGCGGCCGCGAGACGAACCGTCATCTCTTGAACGACATACGCCATCACGAAGGTCAGCAGGATAAAAGGCAAAAAGAATCCGATGCCATAGCTTGCGCCCGTCTGTGCATAAGAGAGCATGCTTGGCGCGTCATTTTCTCCGAGCATCACTAAAATGCCTGGGCCGACAAGCAACCAGAGAAGGCGCAATGAGTGCCCTTTTTTGCGTGCCTGAAACACGCGCAGGCGATCTTTTGCGCGAGCGATATCTTCTCGCTCGAGGACGATTGAGGTCGGGTGTGCGGTTTGACGGCTATCATCCATGGGAGATCCTCCTGTCGCGTCCCAAAAGTTTCTTTAGAGAAAAATTGTTTCATAAAGGAAAAATTCACGTGTCTTCATTGTATGCGCAAAGCCTTGGCTTGTGAAGAGGGGATTTGCATGGGAAAAACGTACCTTTCACGTTTTCGCGACGAGTGGGTCGTAAACAGGCACAAGGGAAGGCATTTCCAGATTGCCCATGCTATGATAGTAAATATGATTTTTCTTTGCGGGAGGTCTTCATGAGTCATTCAATTGAAGAGGCGAGAGCGTACGCCATCAAGCAACAGGTGACCATCGAGGCGCTCACAGCCTTTTTGTTGGCCATCGGTGAAATGGAGTCAGGGCGTGACGTTGAGATTGAGGCGTTTCTTGATGCGCAAGTTCAGCGATCCGTGCCACCGACGTTTGCCACAACATTCACATACGGGATGCCAGGCGATGAATCTTTTTCGCCAGACGGCCTCATTCACGCTGAACAGTCATTTACCTACCATCGTCCGCTTCGCGTTGGCGAGACCTACTACTGTTCACAACATCTCGCAGACACATCCACGCGTGTCATGCGGGGCATGCGCATGACGTTTTATGTCTACGAGCAGTATGTCGACAGCGATGCGGAGCGTATGATCACAGCGCGCATGGTCGTTTTTCGCCGT from Ferroacidibacillus organovorans harbors:
- a CDS encoding glycoside hydrolase family 13 protein gives rise to the protein MDHRLNSAVARKRFLKRLQLGGTTLSLAVITLVSATWVAPLSKNAFAKRLHDPSRHAVAFPWYNRVYSNSFDAFYRSPFSAVPTDSTVVLRISGPKAMTGASILLTNVNGVAGAAASIKMRRMSAADSARFGISPKATAVYEGVIPASDLRTPTVESYMFQVQAGHSVAYYGNNGNGYGGTGSVATDPNLLIGYDLTVYDHTFVTPTWLRHGIIYEIFVDRFNNGNPANDPSPTKNLAIGQGPQGETLVPIQFHKNWNSTPYDPNIVVNVNSKNFLKELALRGDGNFSTDFFGGDLRGIIDKLGYLKSLGVNTLYLTPIFQSESNHKYDTGNFKMIDPSFGTLKTYVALAYDAKKLGIHLILDGVFEDTGSDSLYFNKFGTYPGVGAWQSYLNPRKKSPYSSWYEWSPGNTPPYIGWSGVDTLPQTNTQNKSYQNFIYGMYDKVHPKNPATNSVAAYWLSLGASGWRLDSANNNNFSVAWWTAFRKAVKKVDPNAAIIGEDWNNPTNDGGVDWMTGTTWDSTMNYPFRNAVISFFRGNYNDGSVQNYAMGASQFNATMMQMLQTYPTPAMYAEMNLLSSQDVERILTILEGAPNDSQLSAYAQATWKPTLAQEATGVKKLELVTDFQYGFVGVPSIYYGDEAGMIGFKDPLDRGTYPWGHANALLLAHYRLLGAIRNAHPVLQQGAYVPLYAHQNVIAFARTVRNGVDALGHRAKNATAIIAINDGTARTIHLRLAGILPNGTVLHDALLGGRTYTVADGQLTLTLGALQGVMLF
- a CDS encoding FAS1-like dehydratase domain-containing protein, whose amino-acid sequence is MSHSIEEARAYAIKQQVTIEALTAFLLAIGEMESGRDVEIEAFLDAQVQRSVPPTFATTFTYGMPGDESFSPDGLIHAEQSFTYHRPLRVGETYYCSQHLADTSTRVMRGMRMTFYVYEQYVDSDAERMITARMVVFRRTQLKPEEGEAQ
- a CDS encoding THUMP domain-containing class I SAM-dependent RNA methyltransferase; amino-acid sequence: MGTWKLMATAPLGLESIVARELTRLGYEPTLVENGRIMFAGDDDAIARCNMWLRTADRVLLVAGMFRATTFDELFEGTKALPWEHWLPKDAAFPVNGRSVKSQLSSVPACQSIVKKAIVERLSSAYHQSWFDETGHTCRIEIALHKDEALLTIDTSGDGLHKRGYRTLTGPAPLKETLAAALVDLSRYEPHRPFADPMSGTGTIAIEAALKSLCMAPGRLRTFAAESFSFVDHAAFVRAREEARDRQIRQPLDILASDIDPGARKIAEVHAQKAGVLFAIRFETMDIRAFSPDVEYGCVVTNPPYGERMGSDKEVDALYQAMGQAARRTPTWSWFVIAADPQFPRKFGRKSDKNRKLYNGRIECHFHQYLGPLPKRTFANQNTVERENN
- a CDS encoding NRAMP family divalent metal transporter, with protein sequence MDDSRQTAHPTSIVLEREDIARAKDRLRVFQARKKGHSLRLLWLLVGPGILVMLGENDAPSMLSYAQTGASYGIGFFLPFILLTFVMAYVVQEMTVRLAAATHRGHAELIFDRFGRFWGIFAMIDLVIGNVLTLVTEFIGIRAGMAFFGLPPWLSAMLAIAVVIAAISSRRYFTWERIALGLALFNLVFVPVALMAHPHPAAILRALGTFSPLPGGFSMNLLVQIMADVGATVTPWMLFFQQSAAVDKGVTKQDLTQGRIDTGLGALIAAIAAMATVVACTPLFLHHVNLGTLGQSQFATALLPYIGHVGASLFALGLIEAGLVATIMISTSSAYALGEVAKVPSSLNRKIREAPWFYLSLLGGAVIAAIVILIPGAPLQAISITVNVIATLLMPPALLFLILLVNDRQIMGPLANRFFGNAVGWTIILIITAMGSTYGILTVFPHLIATS